Proteins encoded together in one Ipomoea triloba cultivar NCNSP0323 chromosome 4, ASM357664v1 window:
- the LOC116016436 gene encoding adagio protein 3: MEESEEEEELGYRGKRLKFAGNDRMLEDEAEGEKEDRPKLREHGGGIFLYPMLATPSSIVVSDAMEPDLPIIYVNTFFEISTGYRADEVLGRNCRFLQYRDPRAQRRHPLVDPVVVSEIRRCLEEGVEFQGELLNFRKDGTALVNKLRLAPIHSDDGTVTHIIGIQMFSEAKIDLNTVSYPVFKETCLLQSDEATKYSINSGQLEHYQHKEMCGILQLSDEVLAHNILSRLTPRDVASIGSVCRRIRQLTKNEHVRKMVCQNAWGRDVTGALELMTKKLGWGRLARELTTLEAVCWKKLTVRGAVEPSRCNFSACAAGNRLVLFGGEGVNMQPMDDTFVLNLDAANPEWRRVSVKSSPPGRWGHTLSCLNGSWLVVFGGCGRQGLLNDVFVLDLDAKQPTWKEVSGATPPLPRSWHSSCTIEGSKLVVSGGCTDAGVLLSDTYLLDLTTDKPKWREIPTSWAPPSRLGHSLSVYGRTKILMFGGLAKSGHLRLRSGEAYSIDLEDEEPRWRQLECGAFTGQGSQNVVVPPPRLDHVAVTMPCGRIIIFGGSIAGLHSPSQLFLLDPSEEKPSWRTLNVPGQPPKFAWGHSTCVVGGTRVLVLGGHTGEEWILNELHELCLASRQD, translated from the exons atggaagAAAgcgaagaggaggaggagcttGGGTACCGAGGGAAGAGGCTGAAATTCGCTGGGAATGACAGGATGCTAGAAGATGAAGCGGAAGGGGAAAAAGAAGATAGGCCGAAACTGAGAGAGCATGGTGGTGGGATTTTCTTATACCCGATGCTTGCCACGCCGTCTTCGATCGTCGTCTCCGACGCCATGGAGCCCGACCTACCCATCATCTACGTCAACACCTTCTTCGAAATCTCCACCGGCTATCGCGCTGACGAAGTCCTCGGCCGCAATTG TCGGTTTTTACAATATAGAGATCCCCGGGCTCAAAGACGGCATCCTCTGGTAGATCCTGTTGTTGTTTCTGAGATCAGAAGATGTCTTGAAGAAGGTGTGGAGTTCCAAGGTGAGCTTCTCAACTTTAGGAAGGACGGTACTGCATTAGTGAACAAGTTAAGACTTGCACCTATACATAGTGATGATGGCACAGTTACACATATCATTGGGATTCAGATGTTTTCTGAAGCAAAAATAGATCTAAATACTGTGTCATATCCTGTTTTCAAAGAAACATGCTTGCTGCAATCTGATGAAGCTACCAAATACTCGATTAATAGTGGACAGTTGGAGCATTATCAGCACAAGGAAATGTGTGGGATTCTTCAGCTATCTGATGAAGTTCTTGCTCACAACATCCTATCACGCTTAACTCCAAGGGAtgtagcatccattggatctgTTTGCAGAAGGATTCGGCAATTAACCAAAAATGAGCATGTCAGGAAAATGGTATGCCAAAATGCATGGGGAAGAGATGTCACAGGAGCCCTTGAACTCATGACTAAAAAGTTAGGTTGGGGTCGTCTGGCTAGGGAGCTAACTACACTTGAAGCTGTTTGTTGGAAGAAACTTACAGTTAGAGGTGCAGTTGAGCCATCACGCTGCAATTTCAGTGCATGTGCTGCAGGTAATCGGCTTGTCTTGTTTGGAGGGGAAGGTGTCAATATGCAGCCAATGGATGACACATTTGTTCTCAATCTTGATGCTGCCAATCCAGAGTGGCGCAGGGTAAGTGTGAAATCTTCTCCACCTGGACGATGGGGCCATACTCTTTCATGCCTTAATGGTTCTTGGTTGGTTGTTTTTGGTGGCTGTGGGAGGCAAGGGTTGCTCAACGATGTCTTTGTTCTTGATTTGGATGCCAAACAACCAACATGGAAAGAAGTCTCAGGAGCGACTCCCCCGCTTCCTAGGTCGTGGCACAGTTCTTGCACAATAGAAGGCTCAAAATTAGTTGTTTCAGGTGGATGCACAGATGCGGGAGTACTCCTTAGTGATACGTATCTGTTGGATCTCACTACAGACAAACCAAAGTGGAGAGAGATTCCAACATCTTGGGCTCCTCCTTCAAGATTGGGGCACTCGCTCTCTGTCTATGGAAGGACAAAGATTCTAATGTTTGGTGGGCTTGCCAAAAGTGGGCACTTGCGCTTAAGGTCTGGTGAGGCATACAGCATTGATTTGGAGGATGAAGAGCCACGTTGGAGGCAGCTCGAGTGTGGTGCATTCACTGGGCAAGGAAGCCAGAATGTGGTTGTGCCTCCGCCTAGACTTGATCATGTTGCTGTAACCATGCCTTGCGGGCGGATAATAATCTTTGGGGGTTCAATTGCCGGGCTTCATTCTCCATCACAGCTGTTTTTGCTGGATCCTTCCGAGGAGAAACCTTCATGGAGGACTCTGAATGTTCCTGGGCAACCTCCAAAATTTGCGTGGGGGCATAGCACGTGTGTAGTTGGTGGAACGAGAGTGTTGGTCCTTGGGGGTCATACCGGGGAAGAATGGATTCTTAACGAACTGCATGAACTCTGCTTAGCCAGCAGGCAAGACTGA